One window of Rhinoraja longicauda isolate Sanriku21f chromosome 9, sRhiLon1.1, whole genome shotgun sequence genomic DNA carries:
- the LOC144597072 gene encoding uncharacterized protein LOC144597072 encodes MTPLHVDINSSFRRVPAVSENLASNMVRQLLPSLFLALSAALGLQATPILLQHPEVMRLQKGKTAEMQCTMKNHSVEATTVYWDRLVPGDKRRWLLTHSIYNYITKSHVISDHIHSSRDLASNSFILTIVGVQPSDAAIYTCSVWGSVYGEGTQLIVSNTNPPTLFQFPRLERVTEGHTARLRCSMENAEVGTTDVHWYRELPGQEMEWVLTHEAGGSVRRRPGFTERFQPFRDASNSSFILTVTNVTLTDSAAYYCTVWGDISENGTQVIVISRDIDRNGTQVKLTSGEKSKVENDLNEINEVTSWNYPNVTDDELSTNASKQTPGTEELAWTGNEQNVTSGKNFASEDEFSGSIFWIVKELDGTNGKISHIGNDMNGDDGERPRNGTELKLSRGESEQNTTSGGISRSENLIINTDEDSSGSEKYQNGGTLYSQVTIGNESGGLYKQNVSNGKLSISLNNQNESFGDRWQMGNGTDGTSEEISGDGNVLTRTVDETAVDGKGLNGSDDRTSRDGNKLNGTDGDISKDGNQLNGSRREISLEGNKPIGMDRNISKNGNEFNRTGGETSGAGNEGTGGEISGDGNEANETGGEISMDGNEINGTDEETSGDGHELNPLTGKIAWALKHWKKNLKESAKISKKHYQASGLIIGNGLSEVSDERSWGLNNLNKSGGRYNQTKREMIANGNELNRKNGEIPKHENALNTTSYRISRIGKKPKVISYTISNNASKEKAKRGNNLSENTKEKSRIGNKVKPTSRETSRIETRESGTAGMVSQIEAHMSKKRGEISDTGVSRGGSSDKTSWIGNTVNGFSDKTPWIGNAVNESSDKTTHIGNVVNGTSDEAPWIGNMMNGFTDESSNTWIGNVMNGSHEETPRIGNVVHGSNYSSQIGNMVNGSHEDIPWIRNMMNGSNDSAQIGNMVNGSNNESAWIGNVVHGSNDGSQIGNVMNGSHEETPWIGNAINGSNDSSQIGNVVNGSHEATPWIGNVMSGSHEETPWIGNVMNGCNDCSQSGNVVHGSNDSSQIRNVVRESNDSSQIWNMVNGTRVETAWIANEVNGDASGILSTGHLNVSNNTDPGEITRDGSVYGNELNGTDEPLPWFGNELQGSNNEIPRNASRQSSTDGDDSWNAKQLNVTDGNMESLVNGGEIARNGSELNGTSEAVALIRTSGQPTSVGSDGNETTIDRCGVEKKPSGTGQNLVMNEVYPNRSNEGLSQYKNEPEETNDEIGQTEKVINSGEISSNVSVQNLSTAERSWIWNELDETSEETARDVMKQNGSCGDIFCDKDQMNGTSEEMPGNGSESNGSFIGHPLNEINGGIHWNGNKHGKISRKLSDRDGSDWVIYTTENGQGVMNEDSSLIENQSIGVSGELSKDDDELNGPSEEGSRIKTKPNQKCAEKPVSGNNDTNSRMRKKATSYALSRKASKQKVNSGKTSPIKNTPSKPNAGASRVGTKLTGAKHPPSVSQQKISGKDDEKPKSGKTQSETHGEIPRNKMELNRTQEEMEGIGNKQNGTNDTASLIENELNVTNEKISKIGNNQNDSRSGNELNRMGGELKGVGAEISFNTSKTNITHRDAFWNGNQLNETTEDPARGGSKVNGAGGEIAMNRNELTATNGEKSSTVAKSDISRNASNVTATSREASSFRNNHVSIRQITWNGTEQSGTEEETSLDEHERNRKEGEASSIRFMQNEDISVRSWNESKLTGTSRDVSLIERQMNGAAYIVPRTEKRLKTASNKIARNTAKQKAASGDISRIGKESKSSDKIFRSYETNGLLSKNMNEVSGSVSNTGIKVNETSRETARNAFKRNITRGNISGIGNDLNASTENVSTKKSVQYMNHGGTSKNGKEQKDGIKSWIGNDLQGDNEGTSRDGTKLSGKQGGISWSQSEKVQPEESSRSGENETGINGEESRNETDLTVTTEEIDQNGTELTTPSAWNTHLVLVLLVSFLGTLFFLLAILLVVLLHVKGLVCFSREATQHSASVLMQQDPRKMFHDKAR; translated from the exons ATGACTCCACTGCATGTTGATATAAATTCATCCTTTCGGAGAGTGCCAGCAGTGTCAGAGAACCTTGCTTCCAATATGGTGAGGCAGTTGCTCCCATCTCTGTTCCTGGCCCTCTCAGCTGCTCTGG GCCTCCAGGCAACTCCGATCCTCCTGCAACACCCCGAGGTGATGAGACTCCAGAAGGGAAAGACGGCAGAGATGCAATGCACCATGAAGAACCACAGTGTAGAGGCCACCACGGTCTACTGGGACCGGCTGGTGCCGGGGGACAAGAGGCGGTGGCTGCTGACTCACTCCATCTACAACTACATCACCAAGTCGCACGTCATCTCTGATCACATTCACTCATCCAGGGATCTGGCCAGTAACAGCTTCATCCTGACCATCGTTGGAGTGCAGCCCAGTGACGCTGCCATTTACACGTGTAGTGTGTGGGGCTCGGTTTACGGAGAAGGAACCCAGCTGATCGTAAGCA ATACAAATCCTCCGACCCTCTTCCAATTCCCGAGGCTGGAACGTGTCACTGAGGGTCACACGGCACGGTTACGGTGCTCCATGGAGAACGCTGAAGTGGGAACAACTGACGTCCACTGGTATCGAGAACTACCCGGGCAGGAAATGGAGTGGGTTTTAACACACGAGGCAGGAGGCAGCGTACGAAGGAGACCAGGCTTCACTGAGCGGTTCCAGCCCTTCAGAGACGCCTCCAACAGCAGCTTCATCCTGACGGTCACAAACGTGACGCTGACTGACTCTGCCGCCTATTACTGCACAGTGTGGGGAGATATCAGCGAGAACGGGACACAGGTCATTGTGATCAGCAGAGACATCGACAGAAATGGGACTCAAGTGAAGTTAACCAGCGGAGAGAAGTCCAAGGTTGAGAATGACCTGAATGAAATCAATGAGGTGACATCTTGGAATTATCCAAATGTGACTGACGATGAACTGAGCACAAATGCTTCCAAACAGACTCCAGGCACTGAAGAACTAGCTTGGACTGGGAATGAGCAAAACGTAACCAGTGGAAAGAATTTTGCGAGTGAGGACGAGTTCAGCGGGTCAATATTTTGGATTGTCAAAGAGCTGGATGGAACCAATGGAAAGATATCCCACATTGGAAATGATATGAATGGAGACGATGGGGAGAGACCCAGAAATGGGACTGAGCTGAAGTTATCCAGGGGTGAATCAGAGCAAAATACAACCAGTGGAGGCATTTCCCGGAGTGAGAATCTGATAATTAATACCGATGAAGATTCATCCGGGAGTGAGAAGTATCAAAATGGTGGCACGTTATATTCTCAAGTAACCATTGGCAACGAATCAGGGGGTCTCTACAAACAAAATGTAAGCAACGGTAAGTTGTCCATTTCTCTGAATAATCAAAATGAGAGCTTTGGAGATAGGTGGCAGATGGGGAATGGGACAGATGGGACCAGTGAAGAGATATCCGGAGATGGGAACGTGCTCACGAGAACTGTCGACGAGACAGCCGTGGATGGGAAGGGGCTTAATGGATCTGATGACAGGACATCCCGGGATGGGAACAAGCTTAATGGAACCGAtggagatatatccaaggacgggAATCAGCTTAATGGATCTAGAAGAGAGATATCACTGGAAGGGAATAAGCCTATTGGAATGGATAGAAATATATCCAAGAATGGGAACGAGTTCAATAGAACCGGTGGAGAAACATCCGGGGCTGGGAATGAGGGAACTGGCGGAGAGATATCAGGGGATGGAAATGAGGCAAATGAAACTGGTGGAGAGATATCCATGGATGGGAATGAGATCAATGGAACAGATGAAGAGACGTCCGGAGATGGTCATGAGCTGAATCCACTCACTGGAAAAATAGCATGGGCTTTGAAGCACTGGAAAAAAAACTTAAAAGAATCAGCTAAGATTAGCAAAAAACATTATCAAGCAAGTGGTTTGATAATCGGGAATGGACTAAGCGAAGTCTCTGACGAGAGATCTTGGGGTTTGAATAATTTGAATAAAAGTGGGGGAAGATACAATCAAACCAAGCGAGAGATGATCGCGAATGGTAATGAGCTGAACAGAAAGAATGGAGAGATACCAAAACATGAGAATGCATTGAACACAACCAGCTACAGGATTTCCAGGATTGGGAAGAAACCGAAAGTAATCAGTTACACAATATCCAACAATGCTTCAAAAGAAAAGGCAAAGCGTGGGAACAATCTGAGTGAAAACACAAAGGAAAAATCGAGGATTGGGAACAAGGTGAAACCAACATCAAGGGAGACATCAAGGATTGAGACTCGTGAAAGTGGAACTGCCGGAATGGTTTCACAGATTGAGGCCCACATGAGTAAAAAAAGGGGTGAGATATCAGACACTGGGGTGAGCCGAGGTGGGTCCAGTGATAAGACTTCATGGATTGGGAATACGGTGAATGGATTCAGTGATAAGACTCCATGGATTGGGAATGCGGTGAATGAATCCAGTGATAAAACCACACATATTGGAAATGTGGTGAATGGAACCAGTGATGAGGCTCCTTGGATTGGGAACATGATGAATGGATTCACTGATGAGTCTTCA AATACATGGATTGGGAATGTGATGAATGGATCACATGAAGAGACTCCACGGATTGGGAATGTGGTGCATGGATCCAATTATAGTTCACAGATTGGGAATATGGTGAATGGATCCCATGAAGATATACCATGGATTAGGAATATGATGAATGGATCCAATGATAGTGCACAGATTGGGAACATGGTGAATGGATCGAATAATGAGAGTGCATGGATTGGGAATGTGGTGCATGGATCCAATGATGGTTCACAGATTGGGAATGTGATGAATGGATCCCATGAAGAGACACCATGGATTGGGAATGCGATAAATGGATCCAATGATAGTTCACAGATTGGGAATGTGGTAAATGGATCGCATGAAGCGACTCCATGGATTGGGAATGTGATGAGTGGATCCCATGAAGAGACTCCATGGATTGGGAATGTGATGAATGGGTGCAATGATTGTTCACAGAGCGGGAATGTGGTGCATGGATCCAATGACAGTTCACAGATTAGGAATGTAGTGCGTGAATCCAATGATAGTTCACAGATTTGGAATATGGTGAATGGAACCAGAGTTGAGACGGCATGGATTGCGAATGAGGTGAATGGAGATGCTTCAGGCATTTTAAGTACTGGTCATTTGAATGTATCCAACAACACTGATCCTGGTGAAATTACTCGAGATGGATCCGTGTATGGGAATGAGCTCAACGGAACTGACGAACCCTTACCCTGGTTTGGGAATGAACTGCAAGGATCCAACAACGAAATACCAAGGAATGCATCCAGGCAAAGTTCAACCGATGGTGATGATTCCTGGAATGCAAAGCAATTGAATGTTACTGATGGGAACATGGAGAGCCTTGTTAATGGTGGGGAGATTGCCAGGAATGGAAGTGAGCTCAATGGCACCAGTGAGGCAGTAGCATTGATTAGAACCAGCGGCCAACCAACCTCGGTTGGAAGTGATGGGAATGAAACAACTATAGATCGATGCGGAGTTGAGAAAAAGCCCAGTGGAACTGGACAGAATCTAGTAATGAATGAAGTATATCCAAATAGATCAAATGAAGGCTTATCCCAGTACAAGAATGAACCAGAGGAAACCAATGATGAAATAGGCCAGACTGAGAAAGTAATTAATAGTGGTGAAATATCTAGCAATGTCTCAGTGCAAAACCTTAGCACTGCGGAGAGATCCTGGATTTGGAATGAGTTGGATGAAACCAGTGAAGAAACAGCCAGAGATGTAATGAAACAAAATGGATCCTGTGGAGATATATTTTGTGACAAGGATCAGATGAATGGGACTTCTGAAGAGATGCCCGGGAATGGGAGTGAGTCCAATGGATCTTTTATTGGGCATCCATTGAATGAAATCAATggaggtatacactggaatggaaATAAACATGGTAAAATATCCAGGAAATTATCAGACCGAgatggttcagattgggtgatatATACCACTGAGAATGGTCAGGGTGTGATGAATGAAGATTCATCATTGATTGAGAATCAGTCGATTGGAGTCAGTGGAGAACTATCCAAGGATGATGATGAACTCAATGGCCCCAGTGAAGAGGGAAGCAGGATCAAAACCAAACCAAATCAAAAATGTGCAGAGAAACCTGTCAGTGGGAACAATGACACTAACTCCAGGATGAGGAAGAAAGCAACCAGTTACGCACTATCTAGAAAGGCATCCAAACAAAAAGTAAACAGTGGAAAAACATCACCAATCAAGAATACTCCGAGCAAACCCAACGCGGGGGCATCAAGAGTCGGGACTAAACTGACTGGAGCCAAACATCCACCATCAGTGAGTCAGCAGAAAATAAGTGGGAAAGATGATGAGAAGCCAAAGAGTGGGAAAACGCAGAGTGAAACTCATGGAGAAATACCAAGGAACAAGATGGAATTGAATAGAACCCAAGAAGAGATGGAAGGAATTGGGAATAAGCAAAATGGAACCAATGATACGGCGTCTTTGATTGAGAATGAGTTGAacgtaaccaatgaaaagatttcCAAGATTGGAAATAATCAAAATGATTCCAGGAGTGGGAATGAACTGAACAGAATGGGTGGAGAGCTGAAAGGAGTTGGTGCCGAAATATCCTTCAACACATCTAAAACGAATATAACTCATAGGGATGCATTCTGGAATGGAAATCAGTTGAATGAAACCACTGAAGATCCAGCCAGAGGTGGGAGCAAAGTGAATGGAGCCGGTGGGGAGATAGCCATGAATAGGAATGAGCTGACTGCAACAAACGGAGAGAAATCATCGACTGTAGCCAAAAGTGACATTTCCAGGAACGCTTCTAATGTAACGGCAACGAGCAGAGAGGCATCGAGCTTCAGGAATAATCATGTGAGCATCAGACAAATAACCTGGAATGGGACTGAGCAGAGTGGAACTGAGGAAGAAACTTCATTGGATGAACATGAACGGAATAGAAAAGAGGGCGAGGCATCCAGTATTAGGTTCATGCAAAATGAGGACATTTCCGTCAGATCCTGGAATGAGAGTAAACTGACTGGAACCAGCCGTGACGTATCCTTGATAGAGAGGCAGATGAATGGAGCTGCTTATATAGTGCCCAGGACTGAAAAACGATTGAAAACAGCTAGTAACAAAATTGCTCGAAATACGGCTAAGCAAAAGGCAGCAAGCGGAGACATCTCCAGGATTGGGAAAGAAAGTAAAAGCAGTGACAAGATATTTAGGTCCTATGAAACCAATGGCTTATTGTCCAAGAATATGAATGAAGTGTCTGGAAGTGTATCAAACACTGGGATTAAGGTGAATGAAACCAGCCGAGAAACAGCCAGGAATGCGTTCAAACGGAACATAACCAGGGGAAACATCTCCGGGATTGGGAATGACTTAAATGCAAGCACTGAAAATGTGTCCACAAAGAAGAGTGTGCAGTACATGAACCATGGAGGGACTTCCAAGAATGGGAAGGAACAAAAAGATGGAATCAAATCCTGGATTGGGAATGATTTACAGGGGGACAATGAAGGGACATCTCGTGACGGCACGAAGCTGAGCGGAAAACAGGGGGGGATCTCCTGGAGTCAGAGTGAGAAGGTTCAGCCTGAAGAGTCATCTAGGAGTGGGGAGAATGAGACTGGAATTAATGGCGAGGAATCCAGGAATGAGACAGACTTGACCGTGACCACTGAAGAGATCGACCAAAACGGAACTGAGCTCACTACACCAA GTGCTTGGAATACACATCTGGTCCTAGTTCTCCTGGTCTCTTTCCTGGGAACGCTCTTCTTCCTCCTGGCTATTCTCCTTGTTGTTCTGCTCCATGTCAAAGGGTTGGTGTGCTTCAGCAGAGAGGCAACACAGCACAG